A region from the Acyrthosiphon pisum isolate AL4f chromosome A1, pea_aphid_22Mar2018_4r6ur, whole genome shotgun sequence genome encodes:
- the LOC100569853 gene encoding uncharacterized protein LOC100569853, whose protein sequence is MWCVRVQTSRSTIIKPTNMIIQSIFIQITFWWLLSTTIDCVLVEQASEKRISAESVPLPDIPMVREESVHMLTAVRFPPPALFFANPVKKWSLGDFEKPDLVATYSVTDDVADMQDEKDAYLQQDPAMTTEPETEAEAEATTIVAEVYESVNGLQQTTGDRHVESLKPAGDGIVESLQPNVDEHVESLQPISDALTESLQPTHDRLVDSQSTTTSRLVVTPKQQSPPMRVVNQLPADSSSEKRWTASRNRPRRPVASEHGRPPTQKIVLTSRPLPVPDADVRFPDVEYAVARLGERKILRNFRRQ, encoded by the exons ATGTGGTGTGTGCGTGTGCAGACTTCTAGAAGTACTATAATCAAGCCAACCAACATGATCATTCAATCTATCTTCATACAAATC ACGTTTTGGTGGTTACTATCGACGACAATCGACTGTGTCCTGGTGGAGCAAGCAAGTGAGAAGCGGATATCCGCGGAAAGCGTTCCACTTCCCGACATTCCGATGGTCCGCGAGGAAAGCGTTCACATGCTAACGGCCGTCCGATTCCCACCGCCAGCGCTGTTCTTTGCCAATCCTGTCAAGAAATGGTCGCTGGGCGATTTCGAAAAACCTGATCTGGTCGCAACTTACTCGGTCACTGACGACGTGGCGGACATGCAGGACGAAAAAGACGCATACCTACAGCAGGACCCAGCCATGACCACCGAACCAGAAACGGAAGCGGAAGCTGAGGCGACCACCATAGTGGCTGAAGTCTACGAATCGGTAAACGGACTGCAGCAGACAACCGGTGACAGACACGTGGAAAGTCTAAAGCCAGCAGGTGACGGAATCGTGGAAAGTTTGCAGCCAAACGTTGACGAACACGTGGAAAGTCTGCAGCCGATTAGTGACGCACTTACAGAGAGTCTGCAGCCAACCCACGACCGACTCGTGGACAGTCAGTCGACCACCACCAGTCGGCTCGTTGTCACGCCGAAGCAGCAGTCGCCACCGATGCGTGTCGTGAACCAACTGCCTGCAGACAGTTCGTCGGAAAAGCGATGGACGGCCTCTCGAAACCGACCGCGACGCCCGGTGGCATCGGAACACGGCCGACCACCAACCCAGAAAATCGTTTTGACTAGCCGACCGCTTCCGGTGCCCGACGCCGACGTCCGGTTTCCCGACGTCGAGTACGCGGTGGCCCGACTTGGTGAGCGGAAAATCTTGCGCAATTTTCGTCGACAGTAG